The stretch of DNA TAGGTTGTTTTTTGGTATCTCGCCTTTGTTTACTTTGATAATTTTGATTGGTTTGCCCATAAGAAGATTGATTTGATTGAGAATAACCAGTAGAGGTGTACTGCTTATAATATTCCTGTCTTCTGGCGTGTTCGAACTCTAATTGATTATCATATCTTGATTTCTTGACAGGGTCAGAAAGAACTTGGTAGGCTTCATTGATGAGTTTAAAACGTTCTTCTGCTAGTTTGGCTTCTTGTGGATTAGCTGCATTTCGGTCTGGATGATATTTTAAAGCCTGTTTTTTATATGCTGATTTTATTTGTTGGAGTGTTGCTGTTTTGGCAATACCTAATAAATCATAATAATTACTCATAGCTACTTATTAATTTGTTTTAGTTTCTTGGGCGCAAACACTTTTAATACTTTGCAAGTTCATAAGGATAACGACTTTGAAAGTAATAAATTTTGAACACTTAAAATGAATTTTAACCTTAGTTTATTTTTTCAGTGTTTATTTTATTTATATCTTTATTTTTGTTTAAAGAAATTTTTTCACCTCAATATTATTTTTTATGATGTACACCAAATTCTTTTTCAACTTATTTAGTTTTGTTTTTTTAATGCTTTTTTCTTCAACTATGCTTAAAGCGCAAAACAAAGCTATGGTAATTTCAGAAACTACCCAAGCTAACAAAATGCCTTATTTTGAAGGTTCTTTCGTACAGCTCCAAGAAGAAGGAAAAACAAAAAACAAACCGTATTTTGTATATCTTCATTCTAACAAAAACAAGCTAGATTCTACTACTTTTGCTAATAAATACGTTCAAACGTATGTTTCTAAACGTTATTTAGCACAAAAACTCCAAGCTCCTTCGTTGTATGCTGATGCTGTTGTGAAAAGATACGAAGTAAAGAGTTTTCCTCAAATATTGGTCTTTACACCACAAGGAAAGTTAGTAGATAGAATTACATCTTATCAATCTCCTAAGCAAATGATTGCTCGTTTGAAGCTACACGAACAAAAAACAGGCTCTCCAGAAGACCGTGTTTCTGCCTTTGCGAAGGCTGCTGACCCTACTCTTTCCCTCAAATTACAGACCGAAGGCGAAATACAGAACGTGTATCATTTTAGTGTTCGTCCGTATGGAGTAGAAGAAAAAACAATAGGTATTCAGTTAGGTGTTTTTGAAAATTATCAAAATCTTGTAAATAATGTTTCTGAATTAGAGCTTCACTGGCACGACAATATTTTGGTAACTTTTGTAGAAATAGATGGAAAAATGCTTTACAGACTTCTTTTAGGTCCTTTTTATAGCTACGAACACGCCAATGTGTACAACAAAAACTTAGAAAAGAAAATGGGATTATTAGGAATCCTTGTCAGTTTAGAAGACTTTGACCCCATCACAGAAGAAAATAAAGACCAATATCTAATAGAAAATATAGAAGTTCCAGTAGAGAGCAACAATCCGAATAAAAGATAGTCGGAGATAAATAAGTATATATGAAAGAAGGGAAGAAATATTCTGATTCTTCTCTTTTTTTTATGGCTTGTTATTTGGATTGTTTTATATAAAAACAAAAGAATTTAGCAATCTATATATTTTATTTGTACGATAAGCGTTTATAGTTTAGATTGCGATAAGATTGAAGTATAATTGTATAATTTTAGTATTAATCTTCATTTTTTGTAGTTTTTGGGCTTATTAGTCAATAAGTCATTATAAAATATTTTACGTTTACTTGATGCTTAAACTATTACTTTCTAAGAAAACATATAGAACACCTCTGCTTTCCAAAATTTTATTTGTTTCATTTTTGGCTGTTTTTGTTGGTTTTATAGCAATACCTTCTAAAGCTCAATATTCGCCTACACAAATGAAAATTGCGCTAATGGTTCATTTTATTGAACACACTAAGTTTCCACCAGAGGCTTTTAAAAGTCCAAAGGAAATGATACAGATTGGCATTTTGGGAGATGACCCTTTTGGGGACGAACTGGAATCTTTTTTGGTGCATTACAAAATTAACGGACGTGGTTTGCGTGTTCGAAGGAAAAAAAATGCTTCGGATTTGTGGGGTTGTCAAGTGATTTATATTAGTAAGTCTGAACAAGACAAACTAAGTGATATTTTAGATTACTTTAGAAGATACCCAACTCTTACCATTGGAGATAATCTGAAAAACTTTGTGGAACAATGTGGAATTATCAACTTTGTAACAGTTGATAACAAGCCGTATCGTTTTGAACTCAACATTGAAGCGGCTCAAAAATCAAATCTTGTTTTAGATGTTGGGCTTTTTAGAATGGCACAGAGAATTGTGGCTTGTCCTTAAAATGTAGCTCACTCTTTAGAGTGAGAAAAACTCTCAGAGGGAACCGTAAACGAGGTTTAAAAAACGTTGTTTACGGTTACTGTTTATTTTCCAAAACCAATTTTTTTCTGACGAATTGAAAAATCAGAAAAATCTTCATTCAAAGGAATATTATAGATTTGAGCTAAAGTAGCAGGTTCTTTAAACTCTCTGTCGATATTATTTAGTTTTGCTATTTCATTGGCATTTTTAGCTGGAAGAGCTTCAAAACGATGAATCCCCAACAGACGACCTTCACGAAGAAGAGCCTTATCCAAATTCTTGATGTCTGTATTAAACGTACAGATAATTTTAAGATTCAAAACATCTGAAAGAAGTCCATCCGAAACGTTTAAAAGATTGGCAATCGAACTCTTATCAGTATTAAACAAATCACGAGCTTGTACAGAATCTTCCGATTCTTCAATTATCAGAACAGCATCTTGATAATCAGATAAAAATGTTATTAAATCTGGACTTGTAATTTCTCTTAGAAGCGTAATCGGATAAAAAATAAATTCTATCTCTGGCTTTGCCTTACTTATCAGATAGCGAATATAATTGGTCTTCCCACTTCCTGTAACACCGTGAAAAATAAATAAACCAGAGTTGTTTTTTTCGTTGATTTCCTTTACTAGCGTTTCGTGTTTTTCTGTAAACTTCTCCCCATAATACAAATCTAAATTTGGAATGGTAGGAGGTTTGATTTGATGTTTACGAAGTGTAAGTCCAGTTCTTGGCGTACTTCCTACAATGTTGATATATCTTTTCTCATCATCTTTTGTTTCTACAATACACTTTGCAGCAAGCTCAAACAAAAGTTCTAGTCTTTCAGTAGATGTGTCTTCTGTGGCAGTTATCATGTCAAATCTAAATATAACATCGTCTAACTTTTTTACGGCATCGTAATTTATATTTATGATAATAGACTCATCGCTTAAAAGCAAATACCAATCTATTGAATAACGACTCTCTTTTCTATTAAAAGTCGTATTACGACGATAAATAGAAACAGGTGTATAATTGTTTTCTTCTAAAAGTTTAAGAAATTGATTGAGTGAAACAAGTTGGTTATTTTCGAAATAATCACGTACTCCAAAATCTATTAGTTTTTGGTCATGACGATTGAGTATATAATAATCTTCACTAAAATAGCCGTCGCCAAATACATTATATTTTCCCAAATACGTTTTATTTCCTTGATTCATTTTATCGTCTTGATATTTTTCTAATTCGTCTTTTACTCTACGGTGATTTGAATTACTATTTCTGTTGGTATTGTGCATATATAGATGTTGAGTGGTTTAATGGTTGGTAGCACGACTAGAAAAAACAAACGATATAAAAACAATAAAAGTTTTACAGTTCGTTTATAATTATGCTTTTAAAGATTTTTCATCAGATAAGCATACACATCTGTCATTGCCTGTATATCATCTTTATGCACTTTTTCATTAGGAGAATGGACACCTGCTTCGGCTGCACCAATAAAACACCAATCCATAGGATAAGCAGAAGATTGTATTTCTTTTGCATCACTTCCTCCATCATTTTCTACTTCTAGCTGATATTTTACTCCAGATTCTTTTACTAAATCAATGATTTTATTTAGAAAGCTTCTTCTTGGGATATTTCTATCACGCATTGAAATAGCAACACCTTCTCCGTGTTTTACACCTTCTGTAATCCAAGTAATATCAGAAATGAGACATTGTTTGATTCTATAGTTTTCCCATATCCATTTTAATAAAAATGGCATAGTTCCTCCTCCAATTTCCTCATAACAAGAAAAAACAAGTATTCCATCTTCTAATGTTTCAGCTGTTTTGAGTAGATTCCAACAGCCCAAACGGTCATCTAAGTAGCAAGACTGAACATATTCATCTGTTTCTCTAAAATCTTGTTTGAAAACAAATTCAGTTCCTCTATCCACAGTTCTGTCAAACTCTAGTTGTAGTTTTACTTCACCTAATGGCTTTCTGTGCTGCCTTGCTCCTCGTTTTTTCTTCTTAGATTTTTTATTTTTTTTCTTCTTTTTATCATCCTCTTCTTTTCCATATTTTACTTTTAATGTTCCTTCAATTTCTCCTTGCGAGTCTTTTCCTACCAGCTTATAACCATCTTCATATTTTGGAGACCCAACTCTTACTAAGTGATTATCATAACGAGCCATAAAGCCAATAGAATCCAGATGTGCAAAAGCAGCTGTTCTAGGATTTCCAAAAACAAGCATGACACAATCTTGAAAATCTTCTCCTTCTATAATTTGGGGCTGTATTTTCCAATTTTCTTGATTTTCTTTGACGTAATTCAGAATAAACTCTTTCATAGGAGCTTCATTGCCTGATGGGGCAAATACTCCACACATTTTTTTAAGCAAGTCAAAATTTACATTTGAATCTGTCATATTTTTATAAGAAGGGATATTTTTTATAGTTGGATTTTTAGTCAAAATTATACAAGTTTATATTTTTGATTGTAGATTTCAGATTACTGAATTTAGAATGAGCTTACAAATATTGCTGTAAGATTAGGTTGCTTATAAATTACATTCAGCAACCATATTTTGGGGTAAACATTCTACAAGTTCAATACTATCTAAAGAAAATTTCTTTGTTCTTTCTCTTAAAGGCAAGACGTTTGAGCTACAAGACACAGATGGGTTTTAATACGCCCATTTCAAATATACTGCTCCCCACGTGAAGCCACCTCCGAAGGCTGCCAAAACAAGATTATCTCCTTTTTTAAATTTGTCTTCAAAATCTCTCAAACAAAGAGGAATAGTAGCACAAGTAGTATTGCCATACTTTGCAATATTTACCAATACTTTTTCTGAATCTAACCCAAGACGTTTTGCTGTAGCATCTATAATTCTCAAATTAGCTTGATGGGGAACTAAAAAATCAATTGTATCTCCTGTGAGTCCGTGTTTTTCAGCAAGTTCAGCAGATGTGTCAGCCATATTTTTAACAGCATGTTTGAAGACTACTGCACCGTTTTGTGTTACATAATGTTCTTTATTAGCAACTGTTTCTGGCGTAGCAGGATAACGGCTTCCTCCTGCTTTCATATAAAGTTCGGTTGCGCCAGCACCATCTGTTCTTAAGATAGAATCTATTACACCATTTCCTTCTTCATTAGCCTCTAAAAGAACTGCGCCAGCACCGTCTCCAAATAAAACGCAAGTCTGACGATCTTCGTAGTTTATGATAGAAGACATTTTATCTGCTCCTACTACTATAATTTTTTTATATTTTCCTGTTTCTATGAACTGACTTCCTGTAACTAAACCATACAAAAAGCCTGAACAAGCTGCCATTAGGTCATAACTCAAACAATTTAAGCCTGATTGATGAGCAATAACATTTCCTGTAGCTGGAAATTGCATATCTGGAGTAGCTGTCGCACAAATAAGAAAATCAATTTCCTCTGGCTTTGTATTTGTTTTTTCTAAAAGACCTTTTACAGCTTTAGTTGCCATGAAAGAAGTTCCTACTCCTTCTTCTTTCAAAATGCGTCTTTCTTCTATTCCTGTACGTGTTTTTATCCATTCATCGTTGGTATCTACCATTGTTTCAAGTTCTTGATTGGTAAGGACATAATCAGGAACATAGCCAAAAACACCTGTAATGGCAGCTTGCTTTTTGTTTGTAGAAGAAGTGGCACTCATAGAAAATCTCTAAAAAATGATAAATAATATGGTTATGTATTGTTTCTTTTTAAAAATTCACGACTTTTTAAACGTAAATCTTCAATGATTTGCTAAGGTAACAAAGACTTAATCAACTTGCAAGTAATAGCATTACTTCTGATAATTTAAGATTTAAAAAAGTAGAGTAATCCAAACCTTATCATAATTTCTATACTTTTATAATTGTACTTTTAGTTTTTTGGCTCAAAAAATGCCAACTTTAATTTTATAAATTCAATTACTACGTAATTTTTTAATCTAATTTTTATGAAAAAAATAAGCAGAACCACTCGTATTTTATTTTTATTTCTCTTGATTGGTATGGTAGGTTTTTCTACAAGCTGTACTACACAACAAATAGCTGGAGTTTTGGGAAGTATTGGAGGTGTGCCACTCACGAAAGAGGAAATTTCGAAAGCCTTAAAAGATGCTCTAGTACAGGGAGTAGTGAAAGGAACAGGGTTAGCCTCCAAAGACGGAGGTTATTTCAACAATTCACTCATCAAGATTCCTTTTCCAGAAGATGCTGAAAAAGTAGCCAACAAATTGCGTGACTTGGGATTAGGTTCAGAAGTAGATAGATTTGTCAAAACGCTGAATCGTGGAGCAGAAGAAGCAGCCAAAGAAGCTGCTCCCATTTTCAAATCTGCCATTACCTCTATGTCCATTCAAGATGCGTATGGAATCTTAAAAGGAGACAGAGATGCAGCGACTCAATATCTGATGAAAACTACAACTGACCAACTTAAAGCCAAATTTAAACCTATTGTAGCTAGAAACTTGGAAAAAGTAAATGCTACTCGTTATTACAGTGACCTAGTAAGTAAATACAATCAAATTCCATTTGTAAAAAATGTAAATCCAGATTTAGATGACTACGCCACAGACAAAGCGATTGAAGGACTTTTTAAGTTGGTAGCACAAGAAGAGGACAATATCCGAACAAATATTTCAGCTCGCTCTACCGAGCTTATGAAACGAGTTTTTGCTCAAGCTCCACAGGCACAACAATAATTTAATTACGGATTACGAATCGAATGAGAGTGCTTATTTCATTTCATTCGTAATTGTTTATTTAGACTGTGTTTGAATTGCCATCTGATGAATAACCTCAAAAATATCTAAGACCAAATCAGATGGCAATTCTAGTTCTTCTGCTATCTTTTGACGAGAATCTAATATAGCCTGCCATCGGTTGGGCTGAACAGTTTGTATTTTATTCTTTCGTTTGTGTTCCCCTATTTTTTTGACAATTTCCATTCTTTGAGCTATTATTTTGATAAGCTCTGTATCAATTTGGTCTATCTGCTGACGACATTGTTCTAAGCAAGTATCTGATACTGATTTAGCAACTGGGATTTTTTGAGTAGCATTCATATTCATAGTTGAAATAAATTTAGTTTATGTTGTTGATTTTTATAAATAACTAAAAATCAATAGGTTATACTATTATCTATTTTTAATTAGCTTCACTGTTTTTGCAGGTGTGCATTTACTTAGTTGCATTTATTTATCATTTACCATTAATAATTTATCATTCCTTATAGTGTAATGGCTAAAAATTTTGTTGTGTTGTTATGATGGTCGTGGATATTTTTTTGAATAGCTTGTAGTCCATAATGATTTATTGCTTCAATTCCTCCAATAGCAGCAGCATCCAAATGTTGATTCATTTTCTGCTGTTCTGCCACCCAACGAATTGCTCCAGCCGTATCACTAAAGTTGGTTGGAACAATCATTTTATTTTTAGAGAGGAAATTACTGCATTCTGCAAGAGCCACAGGGTGTGAATAAGCAATGCTTAAATCTGAAATCTGCGTTCCTCTTTTGGCAGCTAAATGAAGCTGAATAGGTAAATTTATTTCCCCAATAATTTTCAAATTCATTGTATCAATTCTTTCATAATTATCTGCTACATTTCCAACAAGTGAGTTTTCAACAGCAATAATTCCTGTATTTACTTTTTTTGTAGCTACAGCATCTAAGAGCTGGTCAAAATTCTGACAATGAAGCCAATTATTTTTCCCTCCAAATTGTTTTTGTGCTGCCAAATGATGAAATGAAAAGAGTTTTCCTTGAATTGCGATGGTTTTCATAGTCTTAGTTTTTAATAGGGTTATTTTTTTGCATAAAAAAAACCCTAACTTTTTCAAGTCAGGGTTTAGAAGTTTGTAGGGTTAGAGTTGTTACTTAAAATTTTGGCAATCAACTTTTAGTCTGCTTCTTCGTCCTGACTAGAGGGCTAAAAAAGTAGAAATAATAAAAGTTAAAAGAGAAAATATTAAGGCTCATCTTTTTTTGAATAGATGGTTTACAAATCTGAATATTTTTAAAAGTCAATTTCGCTTGACTTACTTCACAATGATAAACCTTATTTATTAGAAAACAAAATTTTGCATAAAAAAAGGACAAAAATAATTTGTGAGTGAATAAGGCAGGGTTTCGCTCTTGTTCTGTGAAAGCAACCCTGTTAGTTTGCCAAAATCAAAAAAACATCTACCTTTGCAGTGCGAAAGGGGTGCTAGAGGCTTCAACAAGCCAAAAGCTGAGATTATACCCTAAATACAAAATTTTGTAGATGAACCTGAACTTGCTAATACAAGCGTAGGGATTCGCTCCTTCAATATTTTACACCCTAAGAGTTTCTAAAACTCTTAGGGTGTTGGTAGATTTTCTTACTCTGCCCCTTTCCGTTTTACACTTTTCAACCAAAAACAAACTAAAACAAAACGGAAATTATGAAAAATATTTTCTCATTTCTCTTATTCTTTCTATTTACCTTATCAACTTCATTTGCTCAAAGTGATTTTAAGCCATCAGTTTCTGGAATTGTAAAGGACAAAAATGGAGAAATACTCATTGGTGCGACTGTAGTATTAAAAAGTAGTCAAGTTGATGAAACTAATACAAATCTCACTAAGGGAACAGTAACGAATACACAAGGAAAATTTAGCTTTGCCTCTATTCCATCTCAAAACTACACACTTACTATTTCATACATTGGATACGAGACTTACCAATCTAGTTTTAGAGTTTGGGCAGATACGACTTTAGCTGTTAAATTACCAGACGGAAAAACACTTTCAGAAATTGTTATTCAATCGTATAGAGAGTATCCTGTTACACTAACAGAACTTAATAAGGAAGCTATTGAAAAACGCAACTTAGGACAAGATTTACCTATTTTATTACAATATACACCTTCAGTAGTCAGTACTTCAGATGCTGGTGCTGGTGTAGGCTATACAGGAATGCGTGTACGTGGAAGTGATGCAACAAGAACTAATGTAACAATTAATGGTATTCCATTGAATGATGCCGAATCACAAGGTGTTTTTTGGGTAAATATGCCAGATTTTGCTAGTTCGGCAAGTTCAGTTCAGATTCAGCGTGGTGTTGGAACGTCTGTAAATGGTGCAGGTGCTTTTGGTGCTACTGTCAATATTTCTACTAACGAGCCTAGCGATGAAGCAGGTGCAGAGATTGGTAATTCTTTTGGTTCATTCAATACATTTCGTCATAATGTACAGTTCAATACTGGACTTCTGAAA from Bernardetia sp. encodes:
- a CDS encoding YfiR family protein, whose product is MLKLLLSKKTYRTPLLSKILFVSFLAVFVGFIAIPSKAQYSPTQMKIALMVHFIEHTKFPPEAFKSPKEMIQIGILGDDPFGDELESFLVHYKINGRGLRVRRKKNASDLWGCQVIYISKSEQDKLSDILDYFRRYPTLTIGDNLKNFVEQCGIINFVTVDNKPYRFELNIEAAQKSNLVLDVGLFRMAQRIVACP
- a CDS encoding AAA family ATPase, giving the protein MHNTNRNSNSNHRRVKDELEKYQDDKMNQGNKTYLGKYNVFGDGYFSEDYYILNRHDQKLIDFGVRDYFENNQLVSLNQFLKLLEENNYTPVSIYRRNTTFNRKESRYSIDWYLLLSDESIIININYDAVKKLDDVIFRFDMITATEDTSTERLELLFELAAKCIVETKDDEKRYINIVGSTPRTGLTLRKHQIKPPTIPNLDLYYGEKFTEKHETLVKEINEKNNSGLFIFHGVTGSGKTNYIRYLISKAKPEIEFIFYPITLLREITSPDLITFLSDYQDAVLIIEESEDSVQARDLFNTDKSSIANLLNVSDGLLSDVLNLKIICTFNTDIKNLDKALLREGRLLGIHRFEALPAKNANEIAKLNNIDREFKEPATLAQIYNIPLNEDFSDFSIRQKKIGFGK
- a CDS encoding M20/M25/M40 family metallo-hydrolase, giving the protein MTDSNVNFDLLKKMCGVFAPSGNEAPMKEFILNYVKENQENWKIQPQIIEGEDFQDCVMLVFGNPRTAAFAHLDSIGFMARYDNHLVRVGSPKYEDGYKLVGKDSQGEIEGTLKVKYGKEEDDKKKKKNKKSKKKKRGARQHRKPLGEVKLQLEFDRTVDRGTEFVFKQDFRETDEYVQSCYLDDRLGCWNLLKTAETLEDGILVFSCYEEIGGGTMPFLLKWIWENYRIKQCLISDITWITEGVKHGEGVAISMRDRNIPRRSFLNKIIDLVKESGVKYQLEVENDGGSDAKEIQSSAYPMDWCFIGAAEAGVHSPNEKVHKDDIQAMTDVYAYLMKNL
- a CDS encoding beta-ketoacyl-ACP synthase III, producing the protein MSATSSTNKKQAAITGVFGYVPDYVLTNQELETMVDTNDEWIKTRTGIEERRILKEEGVGTSFMATKAVKGLLEKTNTKPEEIDFLICATATPDMQFPATGNVIAHQSGLNCLSYDLMAACSGFLYGLVTGSQFIETGKYKKIIVVGADKMSSIINYEDRQTCVLFGDGAGAVLLEANEEGNGVIDSILRTDGAGATELYMKAGGSRYPATPETVANKEHYVTQNGAVVFKHAVKNMADTSAELAEKHGLTGDTIDFLVPHQANLRIIDATAKRLGLDSEKVLVNIAKYGNTTCATIPLCLRDFEDKFKKGDNLVLAAFGGGFTWGAVYLKWAY
- a CDS encoding DUF4197 domain-containing protein, with protein sequence MKKISRTTRILFLFLLIGMVGFSTSCTTQQIAGVLGSIGGVPLTKEEISKALKDALVQGVVKGTGLASKDGGYFNNSLIKIPFPEDAEKVANKLRDLGLGSEVDRFVKTLNRGAEEAAKEAAPIFKSAITSMSIQDAYGILKGDRDAATQYLMKTTTDQLKAKFKPIVARNLEKVNATRYYSDLVSKYNQIPFVKNVNPDLDDYATDKAIEGLFKLVAQEEDNIRTNISARSTELMKRVFAQAPQAQQ
- a CDS encoding chorismate mutase, producing MNMNATQKIPVAKSVSDTCLEQCRQQIDQIDTELIKIIAQRMEIVKKIGEHKRKNKIQTVQPNRWQAILDSRQKIAEELELPSDLVLDIFEVIHQMAIQTQSK
- a CDS encoding prephenate dehydratase domain-containing protein gives rise to the protein MKTIAIQGKLFSFHHLAAQKQFGGKNNWLHCQNFDQLLDAVATKKVNTGIIAVENSLVGNVADNYERIDTMNLKIIGEINLPIQLHLAAKRGTQISDLSIAYSHPVALAECSNFLSKNKMIVPTNFSDTAGAIRWVAEQQKMNQHLDAAAIGGIEAINHYGLQAIQKNIHDHHNNTTKFLAITL